One stretch of Natronobacterium gregoryi SP2 DNA includes these proteins:
- a CDS encoding SAM hydrolase/SAM-dependent halogenase family protein — translation MITLTSDFGTPYPAAMKGVILQRTDTRLVDVAHDLPRQDVRSAAFWLREVLPYFPLATHLVVVDPGVGTDRNALVVRAGDHVLVGPDNGVLLPAARRLADDVDLEEYVVDETRLEAPDAARSIPSATDAGPASNTFHGRDVFAPAAAKAHEVGPDALETLSVLEPATEYVSLDLPEPTLSANRAVGEILVVDDFGNAITNVPGSFLEDRERITLDGETVPVGETFASVPVGDRLATVGSHGYVELDVNQGRGDEAFGLEVGDEVVLETAD, via the coding sequence ATGATCACGCTCACATCCGACTTTGGAACGCCGTATCCGGCGGCCATGAAGGGAGTGATCCTCCAGCGAACCGACACCCGACTCGTCGACGTCGCACACGACCTCCCGCGCCAGGACGTTCGCTCGGCCGCATTCTGGCTTCGCGAGGTGCTGCCGTACTTCCCGCTGGCGACGCACCTCGTCGTCGTCGACCCCGGCGTCGGCACCGACCGGAACGCGCTCGTGGTCCGTGCCGGCGATCACGTCCTCGTCGGACCCGACAACGGCGTCCTCCTCCCCGCCGCTCGCCGACTCGCCGACGACGTCGACCTCGAGGAGTACGTCGTCGACGAGACTCGTCTCGAGGCACCCGACGCCGCTAGATCGATCCCGTCCGCGACCGATGCGGGACCGGCGAGCAACACCTTCCACGGGCGGGATGTCTTCGCGCCCGCGGCCGCCAAGGCACACGAGGTCGGCCCAGACGCACTCGAGACGCTTTCCGTTCTCGAGCCAGCCACGGAGTACGTCTCGCTGGACCTCCCGGAGCCGACGCTCTCTGCTAATCGCGCTGTCGGAGAGATACTGGTCGTCGACGACTTCGGGAACGCGATCACGAACGTTCCAGGCTCTTTCCTTGAGGATCGGGAGCGGATCACCCTCGACGGCGAGACGGTCCCGGTCGGAGAGACGTTCGCGTCCGTGCCGGTCGGCGACCGCCTCGCGACCGTCGGCAGCCACGGCTACGTCGAACTCGACGTCAACCAGGGACGAGGAGACGAGGCGTTCGGGTTGGAAGTCGGCGACGAGGTCGTCCTCGAAACAGCCGACTGA
- a CDS encoding HalOD1 output domain-containing protein, with product MSGTAPADRLTPVDDIAGRTIYYDSDSESYHTWCVDDEYEPATTALLLTVASVQGVEPDELEALSDRVDPDALNTLVTHWQADTRHVDGSLSFPFADCTVTVYANGEIVIDPR from the coding sequence ATGTCCGGGACAGCACCTGCGGATCGACTGACTCCCGTCGACGACATTGCCGGACGAACGATCTACTACGATAGCGACAGCGAAAGCTATCACACGTGGTGTGTCGACGATGAATACGAACCGGCGACAACGGCACTTCTACTGACTGTTGCATCGGTCCAAGGGGTCGAACCGGACGAACTCGAGGCGCTCTCGGATCGCGTCGATCCGGACGCGCTGAACACGCTGGTTACTCACTGGCAGGCCGACACCCGGCACGTTGACGGCTCGCTCTCGTTTCCGTTCGCGGATTGTACCGTAACGGTGTATGCGAACGGCGAAATCGTGATCGATCCCCGATAG
- the thsA gene encoding thermosome subunit alpha: MFIMSEDSQRTQGRDAQSSNIMAGKAVAESVRTTLGPRGMDKMLVDSGGEVVITNDGATILDEMDIEHPAAQMIVEVAETQEEEVGDGTTTAAVVAGNLLGEAEDLIEQDVHATTIVEGYHEAAEIALEAIDEQVQEAEVDDDILKQVAESSMTGKGTGGLTAESLAETVVEAVRHVESDNGVARDNVTVHTQIGASSNATELVPGIVVDEEPAHDGMPDEVEDASIAVLDVELDVRTGDVDAEYAIDSIDQLNAAIDSEESELQGYADTIAESGADVVFTTDDVADRVAAALAREDVLLFDDIGDSDAKDIVSATGARRVGTLDDLEDDDFGEADRVRSENFGDDDLAFVEGGTAAEAVTVFVRGGTEHIVDELERTIGDALDVAATALESGEVVPGAGATEIAIADTVRQEAAGIEGRKQLAVDAFADAIDVVPRTLAANTGRDPIDSLVDLRAAHESEGRAGLVTDGEAVTIDDPFDHGVVDPADVKREAIESATEAATMIARIDDVIAAE; encoded by the coding sequence ATGTTCATCATGAGCGAGGATAGCCAGCGAACGCAGGGTCGGGACGCCCAGTCGTCCAACATCATGGCCGGCAAAGCGGTCGCCGAGTCGGTACGGACGACGCTCGGGCCCCGCGGTATGGACAAGATGCTCGTCGACTCGGGCGGCGAGGTCGTCATCACCAACGACGGGGCGACCATCCTCGACGAGATGGACATCGAACACCCCGCAGCACAGATGATCGTCGAAGTCGCCGAGACACAGGAAGAAGAAGTCGGCGACGGAACGACGACCGCGGCCGTGGTCGCTGGCAACCTGCTCGGTGAGGCCGAAGACTTGATCGAGCAGGATGTCCACGCGACGACGATCGTCGAGGGCTACCACGAGGCTGCCGAGATCGCTCTCGAGGCGATCGACGAGCAGGTCCAGGAGGCCGAGGTCGACGACGACATCCTCAAACAGGTCGCTGAGTCGAGCATGACTGGCAAGGGAACCGGCGGTCTCACCGCCGAGTCGCTTGCCGAGACGGTCGTCGAGGCCGTCCGTCACGTCGAGAGCGACAACGGCGTCGCTCGCGACAACGTCACCGTTCACACCCAGATCGGCGCGTCCTCGAACGCGACCGAACTCGTCCCTGGTATCGTCGTCGACGAAGAGCCTGCTCACGACGGCATGCCCGACGAAGTCGAAGACGCTTCGATCGCCGTCCTCGACGTCGAACTCGACGTTCGCACCGGTGACGTCGACGCCGAGTACGCCATCGACTCGATCGACCAGCTAAACGCCGCGATCGACTCCGAAGAGAGCGAACTGCAGGGCTACGCCGACACGATCGCCGAGAGTGGAGCCGACGTCGTCTTCACGACCGACGACGTTGCCGACCGCGTCGCCGCTGCGCTCGCCCGCGAAGACGTCCTCCTCTTCGACGACATCGGCGACAGCGACGCCAAAGACATCGTCTCCGCGACCGGTGCCCGGCGCGTCGGCACCCTGGACGACCTCGAGGACGACGACTTCGGTGAGGCCGACCGCGTCCGCTCGGAGAACTTCGGCGACGACGACCTCGCGTTCGTCGAGGGCGGCACTGCCGCAGAGGCCGTCACCGTCTTCGTCCGCGGTGGCACCGAACACATCGTCGACGAACTCGAGCGCACCATCGGTGATGCACTCGACGTGGCCGCGACGGCACTCGAGTCCGGCGAGGTCGTTCCCGGTGCCGGTGCAACCGAGATCGCGATTGCCGACACGGTCCGCCAGGAAGCCGCCGGTATCGAAGGCCGCAAGCAGTTGGCCGTCGACGCCTTCGCGGACGCGATCGATGTCGTCCCGCGGACGCTCGCCGCCAACACCGGCCGCGACCCCATCGACTCGCTCGTGGACCTCCGTGCCGCCCACGAGTCCGAGGGTCGTGCCGGTCTGGTCACCGACGGTGAAGCAGTCACGATCGACGATCCCTTCGACCACGGTGTCGTCGACCCAGCCGACGTCAAGCGCGAAGCCATCGAGAGCGCGACCGAAGCCGCGACGATGATCGCCCGCATCGACGACGTCATCGCCGCCGAGTAA
- a CDS encoding amidohydrolase family protein, with product MLELEHGFRVVDVYATLALDERQGESQARRHGRTITPDRLEREMHQAGVTRSIVFPPARHEASYVAPNNGVARHSVDRPFVAFARISGTKHSEHTTAGRLRNAINRPKETHTTPGDVEMYAYDDRFHGFVLDPAADGYPDKDLLEALDDVELPLVVRGGADAPPEALADALLGREFPVVVAHFGGHPLDRERMHTMIDLLEQYDDCYLETSFVRYRDVLERAVLEHPDRVLFGSGAPDAHPNVAVMETLTLDVSEDLLRRIFSKNACRVIDVLGPDATSWK from the coding sequence ATGCTGGAACTGGAACACGGGTTTCGGGTCGTCGACGTCTACGCCACGCTGGCGCTCGACGAACGACAGGGGGAGTCCCAAGCCCGGAGACACGGTCGGACGATCACGCCCGACCGACTCGAACGTGAGATGCACCAGGCAGGGGTCACACGATCGATCGTCTTCCCCCCTGCCAGACACGAGGCGAGTTACGTCGCACCGAACAACGGCGTCGCCCGTCACAGCGTCGATCGGCCGTTCGTCGCGTTCGCCCGAATCAGCGGAACCAAACACTCGGAACACACGACAGCGGGCCGTCTACGCAACGCCATCAACCGACCGAAGGAAACCCACACCACGCCAGGAGACGTCGAAATGTACGCCTACGACGACCGCTTTCACGGGTTCGTTCTCGACCCCGCCGCCGACGGCTACCCCGACAAAGACCTCCTCGAGGCGCTCGATGACGTCGAACTACCCCTCGTCGTTCGCGGCGGAGCCGATGCACCGCCGGAGGCGCTTGCCGACGCTCTGCTCGGCCGCGAGTTTCCCGTGGTCGTCGCCCACTTCGGCGGCCACCCACTCGACCGCGAACGCATGCACACCATGATCGACCTCCTCGAGCAGTACGACGACTGCTACCTCGAGACGAGTTTCGTTCGCTACCGGGACGTCCTCGAGCGGGCAGTGCTCGAACACCCAGATCGCGTCCTCTTCGGCAGCGGCGCTCCGGACGCCCACCCGAACGTCGCCGTCATGGAGACGCTCACCCTCGACGTCTCCGAGGACTTGCTCCGGCGGATCTTCTCGAAGAACGCGTGTCGCGTGATCGACGTGCTGGGGCCGGACGCGACGAGTTGGAAGTGA
- a CDS encoding DUF368 domain-containing protein has translation MGYNLEERAVDRLELLRVYAYGLCMGTADALPGVSGGTVALLLGFYGRLIAAITALTPARVVDVCRGYDPARRKRAREALLEMDLQFLLPLGVGMVTAVALIAGAVSALAESKPIALFGFFTGLIAASAVVLFRSLPFPSLKHALAASAGTVLALLVASGVVELPGSGALLIFLSGALAISAMILPGISGALILILLGQYVFLSDQLTAFLGSLGALVSGNGTLEGVIGPGTTVVLFVAGGFLGLVTIARIVRRALDYRRELTLLFLVGLIAGSIPAPLHNIGEVYAWTTDIALLTGAWAIVGAVALFGLDALAGGFDPE, from the coding sequence ATGGGATATAACCTCGAGGAACGAGCCGTCGACCGGCTCGAACTGCTCCGTGTGTACGCCTACGGTCTCTGTATGGGGACGGCCGACGCGCTGCCCGGCGTCTCCGGCGGCACCGTTGCCCTCCTGCTTGGCTTCTACGGCCGTCTGATCGCCGCAATTACCGCCTTGACGCCCGCTCGCGTCGTCGACGTATGCCGCGGTTACGATCCTGCCAGGCGCAAACGGGCTCGAGAGGCACTGCTCGAGATGGATCTGCAGTTCCTGCTGCCACTCGGCGTCGGGATGGTGACGGCCGTCGCGCTCATCGCCGGTGCCGTCTCCGCGCTCGCGGAATCGAAACCCATCGCACTCTTCGGCTTCTTTACCGGGCTGATCGCCGCGTCCGCGGTCGTCCTCTTCCGGAGCCTGCCGTTTCCCTCCCTCAAGCACGCTCTCGCAGCCAGTGCCGGTACCGTACTCGCGTTGCTCGTCGCGAGTGGCGTCGTCGAACTGCCGGGCAGCGGTGCACTCCTGATCTTCCTCTCGGGCGCGCTGGCGATCAGTGCGATGATTCTGCCGGGCATCTCCGGCGCGCTCATCCTAATCCTGCTCGGCCAGTACGTCTTCCTCTCGGATCAACTGACGGCGTTTCTCGGCTCCCTGGGCGCGCTCGTATCGGGGAACGGGACGCTCGAGGGCGTAATCGGCCCCGGAACGACGGTCGTCCTGTTCGTCGCGGGCGGGTTCCTCGGCCTCGTGACGATCGCCAGGATCGTTCGTCGAGCCCTCGATTACCGGCGGGAGCTAACGCTGCTCTTCCTGGTCGGACTGATCGCCGGATCGATTCCCGCACCGCTTCACAATATCGGCGAAGTCTACGCCTGGACGACCGATATCGCCCTGCTAACCGGTGCCTGGGCGATCGTCGGTGCCGTCGCCCTGTTCGGACTGGATGCTCTCGCTGGCGGGTTCGATCCGGAGTGA